The DNA region AGGAGGTTCATTATGTCCCTAAAGAGACGGGGCTGAGCCTCATCGAATCCACAATGCAGGTGAGCATCTCGATCCGATGTAGAGGCAGTACATAGGAATGTTGTTCTCAACGTGTGTagatgtctttatttttcattgtccTGTTGATTAATGAAGTCTACAATTATCATGTACTAGTATGACTAAGGAGGCGTCTTTGTTTTCCAGGACGACAGTCGGATCTCCGCCAAGTGCAGAGACGCCAAAGTGGAGGACCTGTGGAGCCTGACCAGCTTCTTTGGTTACAGCACGCAGACCTTTGTCCTGGCTGTTAACCTGCTGGACAGATTCCTCGCCATGATTAGGGTACGAGGTGCTCACACCTGATAGGACCAGACACAAGACCCTTTAGCTCTTGTTTTTAAGAGAGTCTGGTGACACTATTTGGCTGCGTTACATGGTTTGTAAAAGCGTGAAACCTCTCTGGTgtcattttacacatacagAAGTAAACAAGTTTAACCAATTATATTGTTCATTTCAGCTGGTTACAGGATTCAGCTTGAAATTGTACATTATAAGCAGTACAGAATTTATAAAAGACTTGTTAATAAATCACTCCCCACATATCTAATTAGTTTCTAATCAGTTTTGACAAATCCAAAACGACAGCATGAAGAGTATTTTAATAAATGGTGGTTTGTTTCTCATGTGTTGTCTACCTCAGATCCAGCCGAAGCACCTGTCCTGCGTCAGCGTCTGCTGCCTCCACATGGCGGCCaaagtgacagaggaggagtgCAACCTGACGCCCATTGACGAGCTCATCCGCATCGGACAGTGCAGGTTCACTGTGTCCGACCTCGCCCGCATGGAGAAGATCGTCGCAGAGAAGCTCAACTTCAAGTCCAAAGCCATCACTGCCTTAACCTTTCTGCACTTGTACCACCAGATCATACTTTCACACtccacagacaggtgagaccATCATGTGTACGGAGTTACGTGCAACTTAATACCCTTTAAATCAGCTGTTGGATTTACTGGTGTCAGTTCATTTCTATGAGAATCTGCCTGCTGGAGATAGAAAATCCAGTCAAAATGTAGTCGATTTTACTTTTTCTTCAATATAATAGGTTTACAGACCTTGTTGAGGCACAGTCAGGATTATGACAGGATTTTTCTCATGAATGTCAACACAAAATACCAGAGTTCACATTAGTGTGTTAACACAAAGACTTTACCATGATTTAATTGGCGGAGCTTCTCCACACCACTACTTGTTTGTCACAGCAGCTCCATTTGATGAAGGGCAGCAGTTGGCTATCGGGCTATTTGACTGGAGTGCACTTAAAAGACCGGTTGTTGCCACTGACTGAGACACACCTTAGTGGCACAACACTAGCACACTGTATTGTTTTCAGTATACCCAGGTGCCCTTTGGGTCAGAAGTCAACACAAAGGGTTTACATCAGATTTAGCAAGTGTGTGGGGTACATCATTGACCTGAAAACACACttgactatgtgtgtgtgtgtgtgtgtcaacaggAAGGAGACTCTAAGCCTTGAGAAGCTGGAGGCTCAACTCAAAGCCTGCCTGTGCCGGATCTCCTTCTCCAAAGCAAAGGTAGGGATTCGCtgcaggggtcaaaggtcagactGGATTATAGCAGCTCAGCAGTCTAATGAGATGCTCATATTAGTTCTGTTCTGTCGCCATTAGTTTGACAACAACACCTGGACTCTGGTGAAATGGTAAACATGTTTGttcttctgtctccctctgtctgtccgtccagCCGTCCGTCCTAGCCTTGTCTCTCCTGAGGCAGGAGATTGAAGCTGTTCAGTCGGATGACATGTTGGAAATAGCCTTTCACATCCAGAGACACTTAAAGGTAAACATGCATAGCTCTATTACACATTCTCACTATCACACTAGTACTCATTCAGGGACAGAAACACCTGGTGGAAACTTGATGTAGtgaaaaacataaacaacagACGAAAAAGCACTGAGAACTGCAGACTGgagcaaatacatttaaatgaaggGAAATGAGAATCTGGAGGCTTAATTTCACAGGACTAGTGGTTTCACAAAAGAACAGTGGGATCAGATGCAAACAGGAAAGCTTTTTGGGACCAGCCACACAGGCTTACTACTATTTACTGATCGAAAAGACAAGTGAACACAACATAGACTCACACATAGTTGTATTCTGAATAGCAGCAAGGGTGTGTGCACTTATTTTTAGCCCAGCTCTAGTCCAAAACATTTTTCTACTGACCATGTTGGTTATGTAACCTGGTATCGTTCATTGTGACTGCTCGATTCCACACATTAGAAGAGAAAATAGACCTGAAAATGCCTCCAATCATGGTGGGATTTCTGTAAACTGCCAACTGTTGACACTTGGAATAGTAATAACTTCAGACTTCTATACCCAGTGACCTGAATAAAAgtacatttgaaaaaagaacCCTTGCTTTTTTCCAGTACTGGTGTGATCTTGTGATGCATTTTTTCTAACTCCTTCTGACAACACTTGAAGATTCAGGTGCTACATGACCAGCTGATCATGTTTCTGCACACACCTACAGATGCTGTTTTAACCTGGTTTCTCCTAACCTCCTGACCTGGAAAAAGAAACCAGGTTTCTATTTACAGGAACACTTTTGAAAGCAGTGCGCTGTTAGGTGTAATGTACTGAAACGTAGTTATGTCAGTCAGTGAATAGGGCAGAGGGCCAAACGGTGAATCTGAACTGCTCTGTGGTTCTTTCAGATTGTCgacagtgagctgctgctgtggagtgaGCGTGTGGCTCTCTGTCTGTCGGAATACGCCTCCCCTGAATGCAGCAAACCCAACCACAGGAAGCTGCAGTGGATCGTCTCACGGCGGACTGCCAAGAACCTGCACAGCTACCGCAGCGTCCCTGAGCTGCCCACCATCCCAGAGGGCTGCTGGGACGAGAGCGAGAGGTCAGAGCCCCAAACGCACCTGAGCAAGATACCGACACTGTCAGGGCCCTAAACGCACCTGAGCAAGACACTGTCAGGGCCCTAAACGCACCTGAGCAAGACACTGTCAGGGCCCTAAACGCACCTGAGCAAGACACTGTCAGGGCCCTAAACGCACCTGAGCAAGACACTGTCAGGGCCCTAAACGCACCTGAGCAAGACACTGTCAGGGCCCTAAACGCACCTGAGCAAGACACTGTCAGGGCCCTAAACGCACCTGAGCAAGACACTGTCAGGGCCCTAAACACACCTGAGCAAAATACTAACACTGTCAAGGCCCTAAACGCACCTGAGCAAGATACCAAAACTGTCAGGACCCTAAACGCACCTGAACAAGATACCAAAACTGTCTGAACCACAAAAGCATCTgagtaaatttaaaaaaagaagcacatcCTTCACATAAGATTTAGTACAAAAGTACACAAAAAAGAGTCACTATTGAGTTGTTCAACCAAAACGCTAAAAAACAATCACTCTCAATGACTTTAGTTGGATTCAGGATGCAGACGTCAGACTGACATGTGACCTGACTGGAAAGTACCAAATACACCTGACGACAGCAGAGGCCTTTAGAATTAAAAGGAACAAGACACACCGTGtgtgtcatcacacacacacccaatgTTTCAGTTTCTATAGCAATGCCACACTGAGAGGCTGTAAAAAGTGTATCTTGAAGGTTGATTTGGATCAGTGAGAAGTGACAATTTTAACTTATTTCTGGAGAAAAGGACTCGCGGTAAACCATGAATCACTAGTGGATTAAATGGGCGCTTTTCAATTCAGAGGTGagctttttacagtgtgtgtgtgcaataaCACTCCACTGAGGCAACCAGCTGTGCAGCAACACACAAGTTTCTGATGTGTTGTAACAAGACGTCACACAGACCAGCCCCTCTGGCTGTCTCATGTGTGAGTCAATGGTCACGTCCCACTGACAGACGTTTCCATGATGTCACATGACGGCAGAGCACGTCGCCTTTATGCaacacagaaaggaaaaaaggaacCAAAGCTCTTGAAGACTTTTCCCAGCTGCCTGCTGTAAACGGTGATCATTAACTCAGAGCAGTTCAAACTGAAACTAGAAATGTGTTGATCATCATATTGTTTAACAGACTGACAGTCAGCTGAGTCACATGTCAGAACATGAGATCAGCAGCAGATAGTCTGTTTCTTTTTACTCATCCTTGTTCTTGTCAAATCATGTCAACTCTTCCCGTCTGTCCCAGTGGGACAAAAATATTAAGAAGCTCAGGAGTCCTAAATTCTTCAGAGGGCAAAGTTATTGTCACTGTTGGTTAATCCAGATTTCTTTAACACTGCATCGTATTTCTTATTTCGTATTCAGGCCTTTAGTCCTTCAGAAATGAcaaagtagctcgcaagccgaaCTAGACCGCACAGTTCAGAATCATTGACCGTTGTTTTCCACCAAGCAGACAAGTCTTAAATGCATTAGACATTAGAAACCCTATGAGGCAGAATCAACACCTCACCTGAAACTGATTTAAGCCTTTAATCAGACTGCCAGCCGTGTGTCAAACCTCTCTGTATGACTCTGTCAATCTGTTTATGTCTCTACAGTGAGGATTCTTGCGAGGACGCGATGAGTTCGGGTGAGGAGTCTCTCAGCAGCTCTCTGGGCAGCGATGCTGAGGGGCCCTTCTTCCCTCTGCACCTCCGCCGCCAAAAACACCGCCAACACCTCGATGCCTGATGCCACTGCCGCCATGTGCCTCGCAGTCTCCGCCCTCTCCCTCAGACTTCTTTTGCTGAAGTCTTTAATTTATATATCATTATGGTTTAATAAGCTCTGGTGCTGGTGGAGAATCTCACAACAACTGGCAGCTGAGCAGTCCAAACTCTTCCTGGTAGACTTGGTAGATTTTAGTTTGTAGATGTGTTGGTGCATGTTGAGCTGTCACATTCCAGGATGCAAGGGTTTAAGGATATTCACGAGATATTAGATGAAATTCAGTCGACACTGCAGCGGCTGGTCTTCATGGTGCTGAGCTAGCAGTAGTCATTTAAAGTCCTTCTGAACGCTCAGCTCAgaccagaaacagaaaaaaaaaaaagtgctaaaatgtgctgtttatttaataGAATGGTTTTTTGACTGTTATTAATCAGACTGTTTTTATTAAGGTTAAGGAGTTTTCctgatacacacaaacagagaacagcTGATCAATCATccttttgtgcgtgtgtgtgtgtgttttcgcaGACTTAATGATCTTATCAAGATGACAAATTATGCTATTTTCAATGCTCATATTGATCTGAGAGGCTTAGTTTCATTACTTCAGAAGTCAGTTTGTCTGAGAAAGACATTTAGTCCAGTTCAGCACTGAAGGTGTCCAGAGTTTCCAGATCAGAGTTGAAAACAAAATTTTAGCTTCATTTGTTGATGGAGATTTGACAGAACTGTTAGCGAGCGTGGCTGTTCATGGTCTGTAGTTCAGTTGCACTTGCATCGTTTGCTTTTGACGTCAATTCAAATGTTAAACGGACAGACTGGAGGTTCCGCTTAATGTCTGAAGGGAAACAAATTGAGCGTTCAGAGCTCGAGCTCAGCCAGCCCTTTGACAGGACAGCGGGGCGCCGGGCCTCGCCTAAAAGGCAACAGGGAGACAGATCTGAATCAGCTCTGAAACAGTTGGATTTAAACCCTGCTGAGCACAGGCTGTTCACGTAAAAATATTCACTAAGtatgtgtttgtggatgtgtgtgcgtaCGACCCTGGTTTGAATTCAAAGTTGCCAATTTTAGGATGTAGctttaaaaaagtatttggCGTTTTGAGAGAATGTTGTATTAAAGTAATGCTGACTGTGTCAAAAAAGcctaaaaaaaatgtcaaaaatgtaaaaaagttaATATAAAAACgtgtaaaactgtaaatgatgtacaaaaaaaatctgttaataGTTCTTTGTAGATACTAAGTTATTTATTCTTTGTCACCTgtactgaaaaaagaaaatcttataaaaatattattttttatccattgtctgtctcttttcttcCATCATgtctggaaaagaaaatgattgtttgaaaaaaatcttgatttCATTTCCTCAAAATCAGCTTTATTAATTTATGAGGCTTTACCGGTTTCCTGTTTTTTAATAACATTGGTCGTCTTTGAGTCgagattttattgaaaaaaagaactgtTTTGTTAAGAAAACGTAGAAAGGATTTATAAAAAAGAATCTTGGCGAGCAAGGTGTACTTTCTtttaccattaaaaaaaacagtcacgTCTGAGAAACAACTGGCAaagtaaaatatcaaataacagCCTGACTCTCTGTGAAAACACGATTCCACTttcaacaaaacaaactcaAGTATTTCCAGATACTAGATACATGTTGATTTTGATAAATCAGGAATCCCAGGTTTTTATCCTTTTACTCTGGTGTAAAAATTCAGCATCTCGAGGAAAGCAGCcgatcacagcagcagctcgtCAGCACAGACAGCTCACAAGAAAAAGACcaactgctgcacacacactgccaggACCAGGCTGAGCGAGTCCTTTCAATCCCAACAATTCATTCCTTTTTCTCTGATCATGTAGGCTAATAAAAATCAGTTTGATGCTGCTACTTTATACATtaaatgcttcattttaaagCTACGtcttctgtctgactgtgtagAACTCTGGCTGCTTTACTGATCTTTTCCCCTCTTCATTTCAATAAACTGACCACTGTAACTCATCTCGACGGCGGTGTTTTGAAACGAAGGCCAAACCAGTAAAACTGAGACATCAGCTCTGGGCCCTGCAGTGTAAATGCCTCATGAAAAGCAATATGAGTGCAGCAGCCTGAGTGAGAGCTCAGATGACTTGACATTCCTTggttacatcacacacacattaatgaacagcaaatagaaaaacaaatagaataaaTTCTGCTCAGTCCTACCAATCCAGTCTGCAGGCCGTCTTCGTCAGCCTTCAGATGTCTTCATGGATCACCGGCACTGTGGTGGAACCTTTTCCAAAATGCAGTTAGTTTATATTCCTCCATTAGGTCCAGTTTGCATGTCCACTTTTGAAAAGTGCAATCCCAGTTAATAAAACCATTATAGATCTATTATCTAAACCACGAGGCACTTGATGACGcagaaaatcagacaaaaaacTGCCCAGCCGCTTGTGCTTGGTTTCCTAAGTTGATATAAACACCAAGTATTCCAAATGATGGGCTTCTCCTCTGGGGCCCACGAATCAAAATCCCATTCGAGACTTCTTCTTGGGTTGTGATGCCTGTCGACCCTGTGATCTCtgggagagggacagagactGGGAGAACCCCGACCAGACGGAGGTGTCCTGGGACAGATCCACCCTGATGCTCCTCTGAGGGACAGACTGGGAGCTGTggagctgagaggaagaggccacaggtggaggtggggggtcGCTACTGCCCTCATCCAAAAAGTAACCGTCATGCTGCGAGGGCTCATcctggaaacagacaggagacagtTGTTGCTAGCTTAAAAGGCAAATGGCATTTCTGTATCTCCAAAGTGTCGTTCTTCCTTGTGGCCTAAGGATTTCAGACGCCGATCATACGATTACGCTGATATGTACGATCACCAGTATCAGCCTGGTGTACTGCTGCACAGCCCTGCCAGCTACAGCCATCACAGGCCTGCAGCCGAGCACTAGCTcagtgcacagcagcagcaccagtccCAGACAGTATTtgggaaaaacaaaagtgtggTTTGCGGTTGCTTGACGCAGGTCAGCTTGTCAATAGTGCGGTATTGCAATATTACGCTTGTTGTCACCATTCAGTGGCCATATTTCAGTCTCTAGTTTTCATGGATATAACCATAGATATAGAAACATGGATACTGCATTGTTTAGGTCACCTGCTTCTGCGTGGCCGCCATATTGGGGAGGGCAGGAACCGCTAGTAAACTATATAGAGAGATGTGGACTTCACTACACAAGAGACCAACTGATTTTGATGAAATATGGTTTGCAATAGATGGGAGAAATTTAACATGACACTGGTTACTGGCGACGAGGGGGTGGCTCCAATCAGCTCTGTGCCAAAACATTCACTGTAAATGGCCACAACTTCACCTGAGACATGCAGGTTCTTGATCGATATCATTGCGTTGTATGATATTTTAGTATCATATTCTACTAATGTAGCATTCTAGTATAGAATGGTATACCATGTGGTACGATGGAAAGTGTCCTGCAGAATTAAGTGAATGTTCAGAATCTACCAGTTAGCATGTTGTTGGCGTAGTTAAGTTAAGACAGGCTCTCAGTTTCGGGGAGTTTTGGGCCAATTTGTCACCGTCTCACCCCTCCCAACAACAGGACACTGCATAATGCTGGTCTGGGACCTGCCCAGGTAATGTGAGGGGCTTAcagatttaattttaaaaacttttaagGATCTATTCATAGGCTCAGACTACTCCAACAATTTCAAACATTAAAACCTATACGATTGCGTCACTACTTTCTGAGCAGGACCACAATATCCAATGAGATGGAAGTCCCAGagcacatgctgctgctgctgctggcaatCAACAGTAAACATTCTAGCCATTGAGGCTAAAAGCAGCTAGCATACTACTGTTCTAGATATTAAAGCTGCTAAGGAACAGACAACCAGTGTTGACGGCGTCTGTCACTGCGAAGCATTACTAAAGGAACTGTGTCCGTCTGTTCTGCTTCGATAACAAGCATGACTGAGATTAACACGGCTGTGCAGGTTGGTGTTAAACTGCCTTAcagaaaaacatggaaacaaTTCTTTTACCATCATGAGGAAGTTACCTGCTCCTCTAGTATTGTTAGTGGCACACCTACATGACATTACTGAACACGTCGCCTCTTACCTGTGGTGCAAACAGAGAGCTGAGGTAGTCGTCGGCTGCACGTTTGTTCCTCCTCTGATTAGCGGCTGTGGGGTCCAGTTTTGGCGTCTGGGGCagggagaggatgagggagCTGCTGGGAATCTGCTGGTCACCTTCTTGCTCTCTAACACGTAGCGGTGTAGCAGATGGCGTGGGGACAGGGCTGTCAGTTTGCACGGAGGGGGGTG from Pempheris klunzingeri isolate RE-2024b chromosome 19, fPemKlu1.hap1, whole genome shotgun sequence includes:
- the ccng2 gene encoding cyclin-G2, with amino-acid sequence MDALKLMKELRVNFEQEVHYVPKETGLSLIESTMQDDSRISAKCRDAKVEDLWSLTSFFGYSTQTFVLAVNLLDRFLAMIRIQPKHLSCVSVCCLHMAAKVTEEECNLTPIDELIRIGQCRFTVSDLARMEKIVAEKLNFKSKAITALTFLHLYHQIILSHSTDRKETLSLEKLEAQLKACLCRISFSKAKPSVLALSLLRQEIEAVQSDDMLEIAFHIQRHLKIVDSELLLWSERVALCLSEYASPECSKPNHRKLQWIVSRRTAKNLHSYRSVPELPTIPEGCWDESESEDSCEDAMSSGEESLSSSLGSDAEGPFFPLHLRRQKHRQHLDA